A window of the Apteryx mantelli isolate bAptMan1 chromosome 23, bAptMan1.hap1, whole genome shotgun sequence genome harbors these coding sequences:
- the NRGN gene encoding neurogranin has translation MAVPFSNTHLRVPAGFRNLLEGLAREVLRAQPRDVVGFAAEHFRALLEERERSSADPAERAARLEDLFYNAPASQEEQEAPLELRLREETSEKRREEAAATIQAAYRSFRARREAEPRDSWAWGGELKSPPPPQSLPRSGAGLIGSRRGAALRRQAAPLNLTPSERLPGKRSGARRASAPAARHLSPVTVASTMDCCNEGACTKLDEDILDIPLDDPDANAAAAKIQASFRGHMTRKKIKGGEIERKSKDAECANSTRVGDLRNGD, from the exons ATGGCCGTCCCCTTCTCCAACACCCACCTGCGGGTGCCCGCCGGCTTCAGGAACCTGCTGGAAGGGCTGGCGCGGGAGGTGCTGCGGGCCCAGCCTCGCGATGTGGTGGGCTTCGCCGCCGAGCACTTCCGGGCGCTGCTCGAGGAGCGAGAGC GGAGCTCGGCCGATCCGGCGGAGCGAGCCGCCCGCCTGGAGGATCTCTTCTACAACGCTCCGGCTTCCCAG gaggagcaggaggcgcCGCTGGAGCTCCGGCTCCGGGAAGAAACCTCGGAAAAGAGGCGCGAAGAAGCCGCCGCCACAATCCAGGCTGCCTACAGGAGCTTCCGGGCCCGCCGGGAGGCCGAACCGCGGGACAGCTGGGCTTG ggggggggaattaaaatcccccccccccccgcaaagccTGCCGAGGAGCGGTGCGGGTCTGATAGGCTCGCGGCGAGGAGCCGCATTACGTAGGCAAGCGGCTCCGCTCAACTTGACACCTTCGGAGCGGCTGCCGGGaaagcggagcggagcgcgccgGGCATCGGCACCAGCAGCGCGGCACCTCTCGCCCGTCACCGTGGCCTCCACCATGGACTGCTGCAAC GAGGGAGCGTGCACGAAGCTGGACGAGGACATCCTGGACATCCCGCTGGACGACCCCGACGCCAACGCGGCCGCCGCCAAGATCCAGGCCAGCTTCCGCGGCCACATGACTCGGAAGAAGATAAAAGGCGGCGAGATCGAGCGGAAAAGCAAGGACGCCGAGTGCGCCAACAGCACCCGCGTGGGCGACCTCCGCAACGGCGACTAG
- the ESAM gene encoding endothelial cell-selective adhesion molecule, translating to MRALPGAALALAALLGVSAATLEVHVASGSVSAVEGQRAVLPVWYTSASRKTPYVTWLLHQAGADPFQILTYLDGTVKVEETFLKPRVGFLHPVTSRNLSVLINGTRERDSGQYVCTVNVPDDGAGGGRNVGVVNLTVLVPPDAPACRLHGSVAVGADVTLSCSSRKGKPAPAYRWRRAAPVAQVFFPPVQDGAQGTLKLSNLSTDMSGVYVCVAENRAGSATCNVTLEVFSGSNAAVIAGAVLGSLVGFGLLVFLGLQLRVYRRKKRDGQEEVANEIKEDAVAPKTLSWAKSADAASRSSTPSLAPGASARPGGSRAPSETASILGAAAAAGPANGVPGSQGRRQLPAASLTRMGAVAVMVPAQSQAGSLV from the exons GCGTCTCGGCGGCGACGCTGGAAGTGCACGTGGCGAGCGGCTCCGTGTCGGCCGTGGAAGGGCAGCGGGCGGTGCTGCCCGTCTGGTACACCAGCGCGTCGCGGAAAACACCCTACGTCACCTGGCTGCTGCACCAAGCCGGCGCCGACCCTTTCCAG ATCCTGACCTACCTGGACGGCACGGTGAAGGTGGAGGAGACGTTCCTGAAGCCCCGCGTGGGTTTCCTCCATCCGGTGACGTCGCGCAACCTCTCGGTGCTCATCAACGGCACGCGGGAACGGGATTCGGGACAGTACGTGTGCACGGTGAACGTGCCGGACgacggcgccggcggcggcaggaACGTGGGAGTCGTCAACCTCACCGTGCTGG TGCCGCCGGACGCCCCGGCTTGCCGGCTGCACGGCAGCGTCGCCGTGGGAGCCGACGTGACGCTGAGCTGCTCCTCGCGCAAGGGCAAGCCGGCGCCGGCGTACCGGTGGCGGCGAGCGGCGCCCGTCGCCCAGGTCTTCTTCCCGCCCGTGCAAG ACGGCGCCCAGGGGACCCTCAAGCTGAGCAACCTCTCGACGGACATGTCGGGCGTCTACGTGTGCGTGGCGGAGAACCGGGCCGGCTCGGCCACCTGCAACGTCACCTTGGAGGTGTTCTCCG GCAGCAACGCGGCCGTGATCGCCGGCGCCGTGTTGGGTTCCTTGGTGGGCTTCGGCCTCCTCGTCTTCCTCGGCCTGCAGCTCCGCGTCTACCGGCGGAAGAAGCGGGATGGGCAGGAGGAGGTGGCCAACGAGATCAA GGAAGACGCCGTGGCTCCCAAAACGCTCTCGTGGGCCAAGAGCGCCGACGCCGCCTCCCGCAGCAGCACCCCGTCGTTGGCTCCGGGTGCCAGCGCTCGTCCCGGCGGCAGCCGGGCGCCTTCGGAAACTGCCTCCATCctcggagccgccgccgctgccggcccggccAACGGCGTTCCGGGAAGCCAGGGCCGTCGGCAGCTGCCCGCCGCCAGCCTGACCCGCATGGGCGCCGTGGCCGTCATGGTGCCGGCGCAGAGCCAAGCCGGCTCCCTCGTGtga